In Ruminococcaceae bacterium R-25, one genomic interval encodes:
- a CDS encoding UDP:flavonoid glycosyltransferase YjiC (YdhE family), which translates to MKKIAMFTMGTRGDVQPYIYLSKGLMKAGYDVTLGTHPCWRGLVESFGVHFEPVGPDIDIEKETTIIRGKSANAMMSLLKTMNFIMKIIEGSSKEVYEICKGKDLIIVTHSQMGAVEAGVLGITKVNVTLQTEMIGEKLRKQKFSEKLIGGFIAKQAAKPTNKIRKIYGLKPVKSADEEMSDKLNLIPISKYVIDRNPYWEAKNVITGYWYDEEEEYIPDEKLKAFIESGEKPIVLALGAMSFEAEADRKRLDMFVNAFKKTGQRAVIQGFAKTLEDYELPDSMIAVGGIPHSWLFKNAKCVIHHCGFGTTAATMIYGVPSIPVPHVLDQLGFAMQLEKKDVATKHIDAKKLSEQTITAAIEELNSTYAVKKRNAEAISDKISTEHGIAEAVRLIESVLT; encoded by the coding sequence ATGAAGAAGATAGCGATGTTTACAATGGGCACCAGAGGTGATGTCCAGCCGTACATTTATCTTTCCAAAGGTCTGATGAAAGCGGGTTATGACGTGACTCTTGGAACGCACCCTTGCTGGCGCGGTTTGGTTGAAAGCTTTGGAGTTCATTTCGAACCCGTAGGACCTGATATCGATATCGAGAAAGAAACGACCATCATCCGCGGGAAGTCCGCGAACGCTATGATGAGTCTTCTTAAGACGATGAACTTCATAATGAAGATAATCGAAGGCTCTTCAAAAGAGGTCTATGAGATCTGCAAAGGCAAGGATCTCATAATCGTTACCCACAGCCAGATGGGTGCTGTTGAAGCAGGCGTTTTGGGTATCACCAAAGTCAACGTAACTCTCCAGACCGAGATGATCGGAGAGAAGCTCAGAAAGCAGAAGTTTTCCGAAAAACTTATCGGCGGATTCATCGCAAAGCAGGCTGCAAAACCAACTAACAAGATCCGCAAGATATACGGTTTAAAGCCAGTTAAATCAGCTGATGAGGAGATGTCAGATAAGCTCAATCTCATTCCGATAAGTAAGTATGTAATAGACAGAAACCCTTACTGGGAAGCAAAGAATGTCATCACCGGTTACTGGTACGATGAGGAAGAAGAATACATTCCTGATGAGAAGCTCAAGGCTTTTATCGAGAGTGGTGAAAAGCCGATAGTTCTTGCATTGGGTGCGATGTCTTTCGAAGCTGAGGCTGACAGGAAAAGACTCGACATGTTTGTTAATGCATTTAAGAAAACAGGGCAGAGGGCGGTCATCCAGGGCTTTGCGAAAACACTTGAAGATTATGAGCTTCCTGATTCCATGATCGCTGTCGGAGGCATTCCGCACAGCTGGCTTTTTAAGAATGCAAAGTGCGTTATCCACCACTGCGGATTTGGAACTACGGCAGCTACGATGATATATGGTGTTCCGTCAATTCCCGTGCCTCACGTTCTTGACCAGCTGGGCTTTGCAATGCAATTGGAGAAAAAAGATGTTGCGACAAAGCATATCGACGCGAAGAAACTTTCAGAGCAGACTATAACAGCTGCCATTGAAGAACTTAACAGCACATATGCCGTGAAGAAGAGAAATGCCGAAGCAATTTCTGATAAGATAAGCACAGAGCACGGCATTGCTGAAGCCGTCAGATTGATAGAGAGCGTGCTGACTTAA
- a CDS encoding TetR family transcriptional regulator yields MNTREKIMDVALHMFSERGYEAVSIRDICGEVGIKESTLYYHFKNKKDILDSLVEKFRTHIDGLLTHVDEITEKPAKKKGKNIENQMVDSYMMDSYLFDPFCNLMLRLMMIEQFHNEEIRALYEKTLFTDPLEIQMNIFKKLAATGVFPEKDVEWIVKEYHAYMTMLTFKYLLNGELTEKRKKAYQKEVHDLMKRRFMS; encoded by the coding sequence ATGAATACCAGAGAAAAGATAATGGATGTTGCACTTCACATGTTCTCCGAGAGAGGATATGAGGCTGTGTCTATTAGGGATATCTGCGGCGAAGTAGGTATCAAGGAGAGTACGCTCTATTATCACTTCAAGAATAAAAAAGACATTCTGGATTCGCTCGTGGAAAAGTTCAGAACTCACATAGACGGACTTCTGACACATGTTGATGAGATCACGGAAAAGCCGGCCAAGAAAAAGGGCAAGAATATCGAAAACCAGATGGTGGATTCATACATGATGGACAGCTATCTTTTTGATCCGTTCTGCAATCTGATGTTAAGGCTCATGATGATCGAGCAGTTCCATAACGAAGAGATCAGAGCTCTTTATGAGAAGACCTTGTTTACCGATCCCCTTGAGATCCAGATGAATATATTTAAAAAGCTTGCAGCAACAGGTGTCTTCCCTGAGAAAGACGTTGAATGGATCGTGAAAGAATACCATGCATACATGACGATGCTGACATTCAAATATCTTCTTAACGGAGAGCTTACCGAAAAGCGCAAAAAGGCTTACCAGAAGGAAGTCCATGATCTCATGAAAAGAAGGTTCATGTCATGA
- a CDS encoding DNA repair photolyase, translating into MHFVEARGLIHNKDGFHGMNIYRGCTHGCIYCDSRSLCYQFKHQFEDIEVKQNAPELLERSLKSKREKCMIGTGSMSDPYMHCEKDLRLTRKCLEIIHKYRFGLAIQTKSDMILDDIDLLDAINKDAKCVVQMTLTTYDDDLCSILEPNVCNTKRRIEVLEEMQKRGIPTIVWLSPILPFINDTEENITAILNECARVGVKGIICFGMGVTLREGDREYFYSALEKNFPGLKYRYMSTYGNAYDVQSPDSAKLMRIMKRICKANGMMSDPDECFRYMNDLPDRQISIFDL; encoded by the coding sequence ATGCATTTTGTAGAAGCAAGGGGTTTGATCCATAACAAGGACGGTTTTCACGGAATGAATATCTACCGTGGCTGTACCCACGGCTGCATTTATTGTGACAGCAGGAGCCTTTGCTACCAGTTCAAACATCAGTTTGAAGACATTGAGGTTAAGCAGAATGCGCCTGAACTTTTGGAACGTTCGCTTAAGTCTAAAAGAGAAAAGTGCATGATAGGAACGGGTTCAATGTCTGATCCCTACATGCATTGCGAAAAGGATTTAAGGCTCACCAGAAAGTGCCTGGAGATAATCCACAAGTACAGATTCGGATTAGCGATCCAGACAAAGTCTGACATGATCCTGGATGATATTGATCTTTTGGATGCGATTAATAAGGATGCAAAATGCGTTGTTCAGATGACGCTTACTACTTACGATGATGATCTCTGCAGTATCCTGGAACCCAATGTCTGCAATACCAAAAGAAGGATAGAAGTTCTGGAAGAAATGCAGAAGCGCGGTATTCCTACCATTGTCTGGCTTTCTCCGATCCTGCCGTTTATTAATGATACGGAAGAGAATATCACCGCCATCTTAAATGAATGCGCCAGAGTCGGCGTTAAAGGCATAATCTGTTTTGGCATGGGCGTTACTTTAAGAGAAGGTGACAGGGAGTATTTCTATTCCGCTCTCGAAAAGAATTTCCCAGGTCTTAAGTACAGATACATGAGCACATACGGAAATGCTTATGATGTTCAGAGCCCCGACAGCGCAAAGCTCATGAGGATAATGAAACGCATATGTAAGGCGAACGGGATGATGTCTGATCCTGATGAGTGCTTCAGGTATATGAACGATCTTCCCGATAGACAGATCAGCATTTTCGACCTCTAA
- a CDS encoding ADP-ribose pyrophosphatase YjhB (NUDIX family) yields MKKLELINDDYLGYVKHLRHACRGIVVKDGNVLLCFESNNNKYLIPGGGVEEGESYADCCEREILEETGIKVKAAEEYLVIEELFEDWRHINHYFVCELIENTGVQHLTAGEIEAGYELAWIPMDKAVEIFGDYERFHDSNIADYGLYRRENLALLAYKEQA; encoded by the coding sequence ATGAAAAAGTTAGAACTAATCAACGATGACTATTTAGGTTATGTCAAACACCTCCGCCATGCATGCCGTGGCATTGTCGTAAAAGACGGCAATGTTCTTTTGTGCTTTGAGTCGAATAACAACAAGTATCTGATTCCGGGTGGCGGCGTTGAAGAGGGCGAGTCTTATGCTGACTGCTGCGAGCGCGAGATCTTGGAAGAGACAGGCATAAAGGTAAAGGCAGCAGAAGAGTATCTCGTTATCGAAGAGCTTTTCGAAGACTGGCGTCACATCAATCACTACTTTGTCTGTGAATTGATCGAAAATACAGGCGTTCAGCATCTCACAGCCGGCGAGATCGAAGCAGGATATGAACTCGCATGGATCCCTATGGATAAGGCTGTTGAGATATTCGGAGACTATGAGAGATTTCATGATAGTAATATTGCCGACTACGGTCTTTACAGGCGCGAAAACCTGGCGCTTTTAGCTTATAAAGAACAGGCATAA
- a CDS encoding phosphoglycolate phosphatase produces the protein MGFKYCLFDLDGTLTDPAIGITNSVMHALEKYEIHVEDRSELYPFIGPPLDYSFKTFYGFTEEQAIQAIKYYREYFSVTGLFENKVYDGIPQMLEELQNKGVVIALATSKPYEFSLKILEHFDLKKYFTYFGAATMDGRISKKEDVIAHLLEDMGASDKSEILMVGDRYHDIEGAKANDLKSAGVLWGYGSDEELRNAGAEYILAKPSDVPDLF, from the coding sequence ATGGGTTTTAAGTATTGTTTGTTTGACCTTGACGGCACTCTGACAGATCCTGCGATCGGAATCACGAATTCCGTCATGCATGCTTTAGAGAAATACGAAATTCATGTAGAGGACAGATCTGAACTCTATCCGTTTATCGGTCCGCCGTTGGATTATTCATTCAAGACTTTCTATGGCTTTACTGAAGAACAGGCGATTCAGGCAATCAAGTATTACAGGGAATATTTCAGCGTAACGGGACTTTTCGAAAACAAAGTCTACGACGGCATTCCCCAGATGTTAGAAGAGCTCCAGAATAAGGGCGTTGTCATTGCTCTTGCAACATCAAAACCTTACGAGTTTTCTCTTAAGATCCTTGAGCATTTTGATCTGAAGAAGTATTTTACATACTTCGGCGCTGCCACAATGGATGGCAGGATCAGCAAGAAAGAAGACGTTATCGCTCATCTGTTGGAAGATATGGGAGCATCTGATAAATCTGAGATCCTGATGGTGGGAGACCGCTATCACGATATAGAAGGCGCAAAGGCAAATGATCTGAAGAGCGCCGGAGTTTTATGGGGATACGGATCAGATGAGGAATTGAGGAATGCAGGCGCTGAGTATATTCTTGCCAAGCCTTCTGATGTCCCGGATCTGTTCTGA